In the Flavobacteriales bacterium genome, one interval contains:
- a CDS encoding YifB family Mg chelatase-like AAA ATPase codes for MLVKTYGSAVYGVDANIITVETNVAAGGVNFYMVGLPDNAVKESQQRIYAALKNIGYNVPGKTITINMAPADLRKEGSAYDLTIATGILAASGQIKSAGISDYIIMGELSLDGGLQPMRGVLPIAIKAREMGFKGFILPKKNAREAAIVDDLDVYGIENIQELIHFFDGKLPLEKTVVNTREEFYRQQNDSDLDFSDVKGQENIKRAMEIAAAGGHNLLLIGPPGAGKTMLAKRLPSILPPLSLKEALETTKIHSVAGNLGSETSLMTKRPFRAPHHRISNVALVGGGQVPQPGEISLAHNGVLFLDELPEFQRTVLEVMRQPLEDRVVTISRARMSVEYPSSFMLVSSMNPCPCGFYNHPEKDCVCAPGVVQKYLNKISGPLLDRIDIHVEVTPVPINELADFTPAEKSENVRKRVIAAREKQIARFKENPLVHSNAMMGTKLLKEVCKIDEAGKNMLKKATDRLGLSARAFDRILKVSRTIADLEGSENIEPGHLAEAIQYRSLDRQNWAG; via the coding sequence ATGCTGGTCAAAACCTACGGTAGCGCGGTTTATGGGGTAGATGCAAACATCATCACCGTAGAAACCAATGTGGCTGCAGGTGGTGTGAACTTCTACATGGTCGGGTTGCCTGACAATGCGGTGAAGGAAAGCCAGCAACGGATCTATGCTGCGCTCAAAAACATCGGATACAATGTTCCAGGGAAAACCATCACCATAAACATGGCACCGGCCGATCTGCGCAAGGAAGGTTCAGCATATGATCTCACCATCGCTACAGGCATTTTGGCCGCTTCTGGACAGATCAAATCTGCAGGAATTTCAGATTACATCATTATGGGCGAGCTTTCGCTTGATGGTGGTTTGCAACCGATGCGCGGAGTGTTGCCAATTGCCATCAAAGCCCGCGAAATGGGTTTCAAAGGATTCATCCTACCCAAGAAAAATGCGCGTGAAGCTGCCATTGTTGATGACTTGGATGTGTACGGAATTGAGAATATTCAGGAGTTGATCCATTTTTTTGATGGAAAATTGCCGTTGGAAAAAACGGTGGTTAACACGCGTGAAGAATTTTACAGACAACAGAACGATTCCGACCTCGATTTTTCGGATGTGAAAGGTCAGGAGAATATTAAACGGGCCATGGAAATTGCTGCGGCTGGTGGGCATAATCTCTTGTTGATCGGCCCGCCAGGAGCAGGAAAGACGATGCTTGCCAAGCGATTGCCTTCCATTCTTCCACCACTTTCTCTGAAAGAAGCGTTGGAAACAACCAAGATCCATTCTGTGGCAGGAAACCTAGGTTCGGAAACATCGCTGATGACCAAACGTCCGTTTCGTGCCCCGCACCACAGGATTTCGAACGTAGCCTTGGTCGGAGGTGGACAAGTACCACAACCGGGCGAAATTTCATTGGCCCACAATGGCGTGCTGTTTTTAGATGAGTTGCCCGAATTTCAGCGTACAGTTTTAGAAGTAATGCGTCAACCGCTGGAAGACCGCGTAGTGACCATTTCGAGGGCGCGCATGTCGGTAGAATATCCTTCCAGCTTCATGTTGGTTTCTAGTATGAATCCATGTCCTTGTGGATTTTACAACCATCCAGAGAAGGACTGCGTTTGTGCTCCAGGCGTTGTGCAGAAATATCTGAACAAGATTTCTGGGCCGCTTTTAGACCGGATTGATATTCATGTGGAGGTAACGCCTGTTCCGATCAACGAATTGGCAGATTTTACACCCGCAGAGAAAAGTGAAAACGTGAGAAAACGCGTCATCGCGGCACGCGAAAAACAAATTGCAAGATTCAAGGAAAATCCCTTGGTTCATAGCAACGCCATGATGGGAACCAAATTGCTGAAGGAGGTTTGCAAGATTGATGAGGCGGGAAAGAACATGCTCAAAAAAGCGACAGACCGATTGGGGCTTTCGGCTCGTGCGTTCGATCGCATACTGAAGGTTTCCCGGACCATTGCAGACTTAGAAGGCTCGGAAAATATTGAGCCGGGTCATTTGGCAGAAGCTATTCAATATCGAAGTTTAGACAGACAGAATTGGGCAGGATAA